Proteins found in one Actinokineospora alba genomic segment:
- a CDS encoding YbaB/EbfC family nucleoid-associated protein — protein sequence MEQLAAQYHNQMAELQELQRSMREISCTAIAPRKVVSVTVAYGGVVKDVTFPSSAYKRMAPAELSAAVMNTIADAQQQVIRESAALMAPTLPPGVDAVKLFSGELDVHSIVPSEPMTRDSWGGSTRMGG from the coding sequence ATGGAGCAACTCGCCGCGCAGTACCACAATCAGATGGCCGAACTCCAGGAGCTTCAGCGGAGCATGCGGGAGATCTCCTGCACGGCCATCGCCCCTCGCAAGGTTGTCTCAGTTACCGTGGCCTACGGCGGCGTCGTCAAGGACGTCACGTTTCCGAGCTCCGCCTACAAGCGGATGGCTCCCGCCGAACTGTCCGCAGCCGTCATGAACACGATCGCCGATGCACAGCAGCAGGTGATCCGCGAGTCGGCGGCTCTGATGGCGCCGACTCTCCCGCCTGGCGTCGACGCCGTGAAGTTGTTCTCCGGCGAGTTGGACGTGCACTCGATCGTGCCGTCGGAACCGATGACGCGAGACAGCTGGGGCGGCTCGACGAGGATGGGTGGTTGA